One part of the Microlunatus elymi genome encodes these proteins:
- a CDS encoding DUF559 domain-containing protein: MSDEDLSGPAYRRVLHGVYVTSAVQNNLRERARAALHVAAPGAYVSHHTAASIWGGITPSESRIHITVPADGYRNQRRGVVVHQYRELDADVRTVAKIRISSPAQCFCELATNGLSLVDLAVLGDSLVAAEVVTSDELIKMADSWPGRGARTASRAARMVRAGTDSPPESKLRMLIVLAGLPEPVVNYIIRHENGDWKLRFDLCYPELMILVEYDGEHHNTDPRQWARDLERREYLERLGWRIIVIQKNHLYQAPEQVVTRIRQALLDRGLPSSRCRIRPRWMTEFAA; this comes from the coding sequence GTGTCGGACGAGGACTTGTCCGGCCCTGCATACAGACGGGTGCTCCACGGCGTCTACGTCACATCGGCCGTCCAGAACAACTTGCGCGAGCGTGCCCGGGCCGCGCTGCACGTTGCCGCGCCCGGTGCATATGTGAGTCACCACACTGCCGCCAGCATCTGGGGCGGGATCACACCGTCGGAGTCTCGCATCCACATCACGGTGCCTGCCGACGGCTACCGCAATCAACGGCGCGGGGTGGTCGTGCATCAGTATCGCGAACTCGATGCGGACGTTCGTACCGTGGCGAAGATTCGGATCTCCTCGCCAGCACAATGCTTCTGTGAGCTCGCGACGAATGGATTGAGCTTGGTGGACCTGGCCGTACTCGGGGACTCGCTGGTTGCGGCCGAAGTCGTTACGAGTGACGAGTTGATCAAGATGGCTGACTCCTGGCCAGGACGGGGTGCGAGGACCGCCAGCCGAGCAGCCCGCATGGTTCGAGCCGGCACCGATTCGCCTCCGGAATCGAAGCTTCGCATGCTGATCGTGCTGGCCGGACTTCCGGAGCCGGTCGTGAACTACATCATCCGACACGAGAACGGCGATTGGAAGCTGCGATTCGATCTGTGCTACCCGGAACTCATGATCTTGGTCGAGTACGACGGCGAACACCACAACACCGATCCGCGCCAATGGGCCCGCGATCTCGAGCGGCGTGAGTACCTCGAGCGATTGGGGTGGCGCATCATCGTGATCCAGAAGAATCACCTGTACCAGGCTCCCGAGCAGGTAGTCACCAGAATCCGCCAAGCCCTTCTCGATCGCGGCCTGCCCAGTTCAAGGTGTCGGATACGTCCGCGCTGGATGACCGAATTCGCCGCTTGA
- a CDS encoding potassium channel family protein — translation MFESYRPDAPNFADAPDWPGEHGAAARRRRAGWSNPILVRLPERQISPGRQLALRGLLALSLLAVVVVLVYVDRDAYSDTADGSVSLVDAIYYATVTLTTTGYGDITPVAPHARIINAALITPLRIAFLVLLVGTTLEVLATQGRRILLDSRWRKRMRNHVVVIGFGTKGRSAVQTLTDSTVDASQVVVIDGRPAVIAEANLQGYAAIQGDATRRDILRRAEISKAREVIITLDRDDSAILVTLTTRQMNPGAHIVVAVREEENALLLRQSGADSVITSSEAVGRVVGLSSISPNLGTVIEDLLAAEAGLEIVERQVTADEVGRSPSEITDERVLGVVRNKTLRRYYDPTVSKLETGDRLVVVRQSAGEHERSRTAAS, via the coding sequence ATGTTCGAGAGCTACCGCCCCGACGCCCCCAATTTCGCTGACGCCCCCGACTGGCCCGGTGAACACGGGGCGGCCGCGCGGCGTCGTCGTGCCGGCTGGAGCAACCCGATCCTGGTTCGGCTGCCGGAGCGGCAGATCTCTCCCGGCCGGCAGCTGGCGCTGCGCGGGTTGCTGGCGCTGTCGCTGCTGGCGGTCGTGGTCGTGCTGGTCTACGTCGACCGGGACGCGTACAGCGACACCGCCGACGGCTCGGTGTCGCTGGTGGACGCGATCTACTACGCCACCGTCACCCTGACCACCACCGGGTACGGCGACATCACGCCGGTCGCGCCGCATGCCCGGATCATCAACGCCGCCCTGATCACACCGTTGCGGATCGCGTTCCTGGTGTTGTTGGTCGGCACCACCCTGGAGGTGCTCGCCACCCAGGGCCGGCGGATCTTGCTGGATTCTCGTTGGAGGAAGAGGATGCGCAACCACGTCGTGGTGATCGGGTTCGGCACCAAGGGCCGCAGCGCCGTACAGACCCTGACCGACAGCACGGTGGACGCCAGCCAGGTGGTGGTGATCGACGGCCGGCCGGCGGTGATCGCCGAGGCCAACCTGCAGGGGTACGCCGCGATCCAGGGCGACGCCACCCGCCGCGACATCCTCCGCCGGGCCGAGATCAGCAAGGCGCGCGAGGTGATCATCACCCTGGACCGGGACGACTCGGCGATCCTGGTCACGTTGACCACCCGGCAGATGAATCCGGGTGCGCACATCGTGGTCGCGGTCCGCGAGGAGGAGAACGCGCTGCTGCTGCGCCAGTCCGGCGCCGACTCGGTGATCACTTCCTCCGAGGCGGTCGGCAGGGTGGTCGGGCTGAGTTCGATCAGCCCGAACCTCGGCACGGTGATCGAGGACCTACTCGCCGCCGAGGCCGGACTCGAGATCGTCGAACGCCAGGTGACCGCCGACGAGGTCGGCCGCAGCCCGTCGGAGATCACCGACGAACGTGTGCTCGGCGTCGTACGCAACAAGACCCTGCGCCGCTATTACGACCCGACCGTGAGCAAGCTGGAGACCGGAGATCGGCTGGTGGTCGTACGGCAGTCCGCCGGCGAACACGAGCGCAGCCGAACCGCAGCGTCCTAG
- a CDS encoding adenine phosphoribosyltransferase — MNNQNWVDLIRDIPDFPEPGVVFKDITPLIGSPGGFSAVITELVQRTPKDIDVVVGMEARGFIFGAPVALALGTGFVPVRKPGKLPGETITTEYELEYGTNALSVHKDAIGNGARVLIVDDVLATGGTVAATARLIKELGADLVAVAVVMELGFLDGRKNLSEQGIDEVISLTHVDAP; from the coding sequence ATGAACAACCAGAACTGGGTCGATCTGATCCGCGACATCCCGGACTTTCCCGAGCCCGGTGTGGTGTTCAAGGACATCACGCCGCTGATCGGGTCGCCCGGCGGTTTCTCTGCGGTGATCACCGAGTTGGTCCAGCGGACGCCCAAGGATATCGACGTCGTGGTGGGCATGGAGGCGCGCGGGTTCATCTTCGGCGCACCGGTTGCGCTGGCGCTGGGCACCGGTTTCGTCCCGGTGCGCAAGCCCGGCAAGCTGCCGGGGGAGACGATCACCACCGAGTACGAGCTGGAGTACGGGACCAACGCGCTGAGCGTGCACAAGGACGCGATCGGCAACGGTGCCCGGGTGCTCATCGTCGACGACGTGCTGGCCACCGGCGGCACCGTCGCGGCCACCGCCCGGCTGATCAAGGAACTCGGCGCCGATCTGGTCGCGGTCGCCGTGGTGATGGAGCTCGGCTTCCTCGACGGCCGCAAGAACCTCAGCGAACAGGGCATCGACGAGGTCATCTCGCTGACCCACGTCGACGCTCCCTGA
- a CDS encoding RelA/SpoT family protein, with product MRQRIARFGSGRPQTPVLDPLFRTVRANHPKADTALLARAYATAEKLHRGQLRKSGDAYITHPLAVTQILAELGMTEATLCAALLHDTVEDTPYTLSQLSRDFGEEVALLVDGVTKLDKVKYGESAQSETIRKMIVAMSRDIRVLVIKLADRLHNMRTLHHLRPDKQNRIATETLEIYAPLAHRLGMNTIKWELEDLCFSTIHPKVYDEIVRLVAEAAPKRDEFLSKVINEVTADLKAAKIKATVTGRPKHYYSIYQKMVVRGREFNEIYDLVALRILVETPRDCYAALGVMHVRWNPLPGRFKDYIAMPKFNMYQSLHTTVLGPGGKPVELQIRTEDMHRRAEYGVAAHWKYKQGGKGAPTPAKSNGPGGNSNDLVWVRQLLDWQRETADPGEFLDSLRFEINSSEVFCFTPKGDVISMPSGATPVDFAYAIHTEVGHRCVGARVNGRLVPLESVLSNGDVVEVFTSKAEGAGPSRDWLSFVKSPRARNKIRHYFTKERREESIEQGKDILARHLRKAGLPMQRLLTVEHLTSVANHFRLADVDALYAAIGEGNVGAAAAVNRLISVEGGEESAVDETSEDRVATGRRRRKSGGSEAGIEVVGATDLWVKLAKCCTPVPGDDIMGFITRGSGVSVHRTDCVNAANLKQQAERLVDVVWTPGSQSAYLVAIQVEALDRNRLLSDITRVLSDQHVNILSAALNTSKDRICKAKFTFETADPTHLDHVMQAVRGIPGVFDAYRISQ from the coding sequence ATGCGGCAGCGGATCGCCCGATTCGGCAGCGGCCGGCCACAGACTCCCGTACTGGACCCGCTGTTCCGTACGGTTCGCGCCAACCATCCCAAGGCCGACACCGCGTTGCTGGCCCGTGCCTACGCCACCGCCGAGAAGCTGCACCGCGGGCAACTGCGCAAGAGCGGCGACGCCTACATCACCCACCCGCTGGCGGTCACCCAGATCCTGGCCGAGCTCGGCATGACCGAGGCGACGCTGTGTGCCGCGCTGCTGCACGACACGGTCGAGGACACCCCGTACACGCTGAGTCAGCTGAGCCGCGACTTCGGCGAGGAGGTCGCGCTGCTCGTCGACGGCGTGACCAAGCTGGACAAGGTCAAGTACGGCGAGAGCGCGCAGTCGGAGACCATCCGCAAGATGATCGTGGCGATGAGCCGCGACATCCGGGTGCTGGTGATCAAGCTCGCCGACCGGCTGCACAACATGCGGACACTGCATCACCTGCGGCCGGACAAGCAGAACCGGATCGCCACCGAGACGCTGGAGATCTACGCACCGCTGGCCCATCGGCTGGGCATGAACACGATCAAGTGGGAGCTGGAGGACCTGTGTTTCTCCACCATTCATCCCAAGGTGTACGACGAGATCGTCCGGCTGGTCGCCGAGGCCGCGCCGAAGCGGGACGAATTCCTCAGCAAGGTGATCAACGAGGTCACCGCGGATCTCAAGGCGGCCAAGATCAAGGCCACCGTCACCGGCCGGCCGAAGCACTACTACTCGATCTACCAGAAGATGGTGGTCCGGGGCCGCGAGTTCAACGAGATCTACGACCTCGTCGCCCTGCGGATCCTGGTCGAGACTCCCCGTGACTGCTATGCCGCCCTCGGCGTGATGCATGTCCGCTGGAACCCGCTGCCCGGCCGGTTCAAGGACTACATCGCGATGCCGAAGTTCAACATGTACCAGTCCCTGCACACCACCGTGCTGGGGCCGGGCGGCAAGCCGGTCGAGTTGCAGATCCGGACCGAGGATATGCACCGGCGGGCCGAGTACGGCGTGGCTGCCCACTGGAAGTACAAGCAGGGCGGCAAGGGCGCGCCGACGCCGGCGAAGTCGAACGGTCCGGGGGGCAACAGCAACGACCTGGTCTGGGTGCGTCAGCTCCTCGACTGGCAACGTGAGACCGCCGATCCGGGGGAGTTCCTGGACTCGCTGCGGTTCGAGATCAACTCCTCCGAGGTGTTCTGCTTCACGCCGAAGGGTGACGTGATCTCGATGCCGTCCGGCGCGACCCCGGTCGACTTCGCGTACGCGATCCACACCGAGGTCGGGCACCGTTGTGTCGGCGCCCGGGTGAACGGCCGGCTGGTGCCACTGGAGTCGGTGCTGTCCAACGGCGACGTGGTGGAGGTGTTCACCTCCAAGGCCGAGGGTGCCGGGCCGAGCCGGGACTGGCTCTCGTTCGTGAAGAGCCCGCGGGCCCGGAACAAGATCCGGCACTACTTCACCAAGGAACGTCGCGAGGAGTCGATCGAGCAGGGCAAGGACATCCTGGCCCGGCACCTGCGCAAGGCGGGGCTGCCGATGCAGCGGCTGCTCACCGTCGAGCACCTGACCTCGGTGGCCAACCACTTCCGGCTGGCCGACGTGGACGCGCTGTACGCGGCGATCGGGGAAGGTAACGTCGGCGCCGCGGCCGCGGTGAACCGGTTGATCAGCGTCGAGGGCGGCGAGGAGTCCGCGGTCGACGAGACCAGCGAGGACCGGGTCGCCACCGGCCGGCGTCGGCGCAAGAGCGGCGGCAGTGAGGCCGGCATCGAGGTGGTCGGCGCGACCGATCTGTGGGTCAAGCTGGCCAAGTGTTGTACGCCGGTGCCGGGCGACGACATCATGGGTTTCATCACCCGCGGCTCCGGTGTCTCGGTGCACCGTACGGACTGCGTGAACGCGGCCAACCTGAAGCAGCAGGCCGAGCGGCTGGTCGACGTGGTCTGGACCCCGGGGTCGCAAAGTGCTTACCTGGTGGCGATCCAGGTCGAGGCGCTGGATCGCAACCGGCTGCTCTCCGACATCACCCGGGTGCTGTCGGACCAGCATGTCAACATCCTGTCAGCGGCGCTGAACACCTCGAAGGATCGCATCTGCAAGGCGAAGTTCACCTTCGAGACCGCCGACCCGACCCATCTTGATCATGTGATGCAGGCGGTCCGCGGCATCCCCGGAGTCTTCGACGCGTATCGGATCAGCCAGTAA
- the hisS gene encoding histidine--tRNA ligase, with amino-acid sequence MPRPKPLSGFPEFLPEARIVEQHVLQQLQRTFELHGFASIETRAVEPLDRLNKGGEEIDKEVYVVRRLHAADDATDELGMHFDLTVPFARYVLENSGHLQFPFRRYQIQKVWRGERPQEGRYREFTQADIDIVGNGALADHHDVELPLVLLDALERLHRDLGLPPVLMRANNRRLAQGFYLGLEISDIAGVLRIVDKYDKIGPDSVRELLIAELGLSDAQAKSCTALAEISTADESFVDRVRALGVRNELLETGLEQLAAVVRAAAEQVPGRMVADLKIARGLDYYTGTVYETELVGYESLGSIASGGRYDALASDGRTTYPGVGISFGVTRTLVPLLAKGHLTASRPVPTCVLVAVESEETRGQAISVAGKLRKRGISAEVAPKADKFGKQIRYADRRSIPYVWFTSADAGGEVKDIRTGEQLPADPARWQPDDQDLHPRIISVWSERS; translated from the coding sequence GTGCCGCGTCCCAAACCGCTGTCCGGATTTCCCGAGTTCCTGCCCGAGGCTCGGATCGTGGAGCAGCATGTGCTGCAACAGCTGCAGCGGACGTTCGAGTTGCATGGCTTCGCGTCGATCGAGACCCGCGCGGTCGAGCCGCTGGATCGGCTGAACAAGGGCGGCGAGGAGATCGACAAGGAGGTCTACGTCGTACGCCGGCTGCACGCCGCAGATGATGCGACCGACGAGCTGGGTATGCACTTCGACCTGACGGTGCCGTTCGCCCGTTACGTGCTGGAGAATTCCGGCCATCTGCAGTTCCCGTTCCGCCGCTACCAGATCCAGAAGGTGTGGCGCGGCGAACGGCCGCAGGAGGGCCGCTATCGCGAGTTCACCCAGGCCGACATCGACATCGTCGGCAACGGCGCGCTGGCCGACCACCACGACGTCGAGCTGCCGCTGGTGCTGCTGGACGCGCTCGAGCGGCTGCATCGTGATCTTGGTCTGCCGCCGGTGCTGATGCGGGCGAACAACCGCCGATTGGCGCAGGGTTTCTATCTGGGCTTGGAGATCAGCGACATCGCCGGTGTGCTGCGGATCGTCGACAAGTACGACAAGATCGGGCCGGACTCGGTCCGCGAGCTGTTGATCGCCGAGCTCGGGCTGTCCGACGCCCAGGCCAAGTCGTGTACGGCGCTGGCCGAGATCAGCACCGCCGACGAGTCGTTCGTCGACCGGGTCCGTGCCCTCGGTGTGCGCAACGAATTGCTGGAGACCGGCCTGGAGCAGTTGGCAGCCGTGGTCCGGGCAGCGGCCGAGCAGGTGCCCGGCCGGATGGTCGCCGATCTGAAGATCGCCCGCGGCCTGGACTACTACACCGGCACCGTGTACGAGACCGAGCTGGTCGGCTACGAGTCGCTCGGCTCGATCGCCTCCGGCGGCCGCTACGACGCGCTGGCCAGCGACGGCAGGACCACTTATCCCGGGGTCGGGATCAGCTTCGGGGTGACCCGGACGCTTGTTCCCCTGCTGGCCAAGGGACATCTGACCGCCAGTCGGCCGGTGCCGACCTGTGTGCTGGTCGCGGTGGAGTCGGAGGAGACCCGCGGACAGGCGATCAGCGTCGCCGGCAAACTCCGCAAACGGGGCATCTCCGCCGAGGTCGCGCCGAAGGCGGACAAGTTCGGCAAGCAGATCCGCTATGCCGACCGGCGCTCGATTCCGTACGTCTGGTTCACCTCGGCCGACGCGGGCGGCGAGGTCAAGGACATCCGTACCGGTGAACAGTTGCCGGCCGACCCGGCCCGTTGGCAGCCGGACGATCAGGACCTGCATCCGCGGATCATCTCGGTCTGGTCCGAACGATCCTGA
- a CDS encoding glycoside hydrolase family 3 protein, translating into MDNDVQFPYQDPALPVRQRIGDLLERMTLEDKAGLLFHTMVRPGSPDSLAADDDFGLPSPATLLRERRMNHFNLLGAAGSARELAQWHNAAQRLAAEVGLGIPITFSTDPRHAFTDNPGAAMMSGPFSQWPEPIGLAAIGDPELVRRFADIARQEYLAVGLRVALHPQIDLATEPRWARISGTFGEDAALTGELGAAYVRGFQGERLGPDSVSTMIKHFPGGGPQLDGEDPHFSYGREQVYPSGNFDYHLRPFREVLAAGASQVMPYYAMPVGTDHPEVGFSFNKSVVTGILRTELGFDGIVCTDWGLLTDDEIMGQPMPARAWGVEHLSCEDRALMIMNAGVDQFGGEACPELIINLVRSGRLGEDRLDISVRRLLLEKFRLGLFDDRRFVDAEAAASVVGRDDFRTAGDGAQRRSLTLLTNHDLDSAPILPLKPGHNLYLEGVDPELASGYGTPVDAPQDADVALIRLSAPYEPRTGGFESFFHAGSLAFDDHERDRITDLCRTVPTIVIIHLDRPAVMGEIIDAAAAVVADYGASDAAVLDVITGAAQPQGRLPFDLPRSMAAVENSDPDAPFATEDPIFRFGHGLRYD; encoded by the coding sequence ATGGACAACGATGTTCAGTTTCCGTATCAGGATCCGGCGTTGCCGGTACGGCAGCGGATCGGCGATCTGCTGGAGCGGATGACCTTGGAGGACAAGGCCGGGCTGCTCTTCCACACCATGGTCCGACCGGGCTCCCCCGATTCCCTGGCAGCCGACGACGACTTCGGACTGCCGTCGCCGGCCACTCTGCTCCGCGAGCGCCGGATGAACCACTTCAACCTGCTCGGTGCCGCCGGCTCGGCCCGCGAACTGGCCCAGTGGCACAACGCCGCGCAACGGCTCGCGGCCGAGGTCGGTCTCGGCATCCCGATCACCTTCTCCACCGATCCGCGGCACGCGTTCACCGACAATCCGGGCGCCGCGATGATGAGCGGCCCGTTCAGTCAGTGGCCCGAACCGATCGGTCTGGCAGCGATCGGCGATCCCGAACTGGTACGGCGTTTTGCCGACATCGCGCGGCAGGAGTATCTCGCGGTCGGGCTCCGGGTGGCGCTGCATCCGCAGATCGACCTCGCCACCGAGCCGCGCTGGGCCCGGATCTCCGGCACCTTCGGCGAGGACGCGGCACTGACCGGCGAGCTCGGAGCCGCCTACGTCCGCGGTTTCCAGGGCGAACGGCTCGGTCCCGATTCCGTATCCACCATGATCAAACACTTCCCGGGCGGTGGGCCGCAGCTGGACGGCGAGGACCCGCACTTCAGCTACGGCCGCGAACAGGTCTATCCGTCCGGCAACTTCGACTATCACCTGCGCCCGTTCCGGGAGGTGCTCGCCGCCGGTGCGTCGCAGGTGATGCCCTACTACGCGATGCCGGTCGGAACCGACCATCCGGAAGTCGGCTTCTCCTTCAACAAGTCGGTGGTGACCGGCATTCTCCGTACGGAGCTGGGTTTCGACGGCATCGTCTGCACCGACTGGGGCCTGCTCACCGACGACGAGATCATGGGTCAGCCGATGCCCGCACGGGCCTGGGGCGTGGAGCACCTGAGCTGCGAAGACCGCGCTTTGATGATCATGAACGCGGGTGTTGATCAATTCGGTGGCGAGGCCTGCCCGGAGTTGATCATCAATCTGGTCCGGTCCGGCCGACTCGGTGAAGATCGTCTCGACATCTCGGTCCGCCGACTGCTGCTGGAGAAGTTCCGGCTCGGCCTGTTCGACGACCGCCGCTTTGTCGATGCCGAGGCCGCTGCCAGCGTCGTCGGTCGAGACGACTTCCGTACGGCCGGCGACGGCGCCCAGCGCAGATCCCTTACCCTGTTGACGAATCACGACCTCGACTCGGCTCCGATTCTGCCGCTGAAGCCGGGACACAACCTTTACTTGGAGGGTGTCGATCCGGAGTTGGCATCCGGCTACGGCACCCCGGTGGACGCGCCGCAGGATGCCGACGTCGCGCTGATCCGACTGAGCGCACCGTACGAGCCGCGGACCGGCGGCTTCGAGTCGTTCTTCCACGCCGGCTCGTTGGCCTTCGATGATCATGAACGCGACCGGATCACGGACCTCTGCCGCACCGTGCCGACGATCGTGATCATCCACCTCGACCGACCGGCCGTGATGGGTGAGATCATCGACGCCGCCGCAGCGGTGGTCGCCGACTACGGCGCCAGTGACGCGGCCGTACTGGACGTGATCACCGGGGCCGCCCAGCCGCAGGGACGGCTGCCCTTCGACCTTCCCCGCTCGATGGCCGCGGTCGAGAACAGCGACCCCGACGCCCCCTTCGCCACCGAGGATCCGATCTTCCGCTTCGGCCACGGCCTGCGCTACGACTGA
- a CDS encoding DUF349 domain-containing protein encodes MGSDALPQPVGLSGRMVPMSEDAQGAAAAVPPASFGRVDADGTVYVRTSDGERAVGQVPDVSADEALAFYVRRYTALELEVSLLERRVRGGNLSPDDAAASIRTVRETVQTANAVGDLDRLTGRLDGLSPLLEEQRAARKAERSRQHDETLAAKERFVAEAERLAQSNDWRGGVNRFRSLLDQWKQLPRLDRATDDALWHRFSSARTTYTRRRKAQFAQQAERREAAKAAKEEIIAEAEKLADSTEWGPTTGAFRNLMSRWKAAGPAPREVEEELWQRFRGIQDQFFAAKQQALSEQDAEFRDNQQAKEALLDEAEKLLPVTDLNAAKAGFRDFLDRWAEIGKVPREAMRPLDNRMRAVEKAIRDAEDERWRRTNPEARARAEDTAAKLQDQISSLEEKADKAEARGDQRAARDARDSAATYRQWLEQAEQTASEFRPD; translated from the coding sequence ATCGGATCGGATGCACTTCCCCAGCCGGTCGGACTATCGGGCAGGATGGTCCCCATGAGCGAAGACGCACAGGGCGCCGCCGCAGCGGTTCCCCCTGCCTCTTTCGGCCGTGTTGACGCCGATGGAACGGTGTACGTCCGCACCAGCGATGGTGAGCGTGCCGTCGGCCAGGTGCCGGATGTCAGTGCCGACGAGGCATTGGCCTTTTACGTACGCCGGTACACCGCGCTCGAACTCGAGGTCTCCCTGCTCGAGCGCCGCGTCCGTGGAGGCAATCTGTCCCCCGACGATGCAGCAGCCTCGATCCGTACGGTGCGCGAAACCGTCCAGACGGCCAACGCGGTCGGCGATCTGGACCGGTTGACCGGTCGGCTGGACGGGCTCTCGCCGCTGTTGGAGGAACAGCGCGCCGCTCGCAAGGCCGAACGCAGCCGCCAGCACGACGAGACGTTGGCGGCCAAGGAACGCTTTGTGGCGGAGGCCGAGCGGTTGGCACAGAGCAACGACTGGCGCGGCGGCGTGAACCGGTTCCGGTCACTGCTGGACCAGTGGAAGCAATTGCCTCGGCTGGACCGGGCCACCGACGACGCGCTCTGGCACCGCTTCTCCAGTGCCCGGACCACGTACACCCGTCGGCGCAAGGCGCAATTCGCCCAGCAGGCCGAACGCCGGGAGGCGGCCAAGGCCGCCAAGGAGGAGATCATCGCCGAGGCGGAGAAGCTCGCCGACTCCACCGAATGGGGGCCGACCACCGGTGCCTTCCGCAACCTGATGTCGCGCTGGAAGGCGGCCGGCCCGGCTCCGCGTGAGGTGGAAGAGGAGTTGTGGCAGCGCTTCCGCGGCATCCAGGACCAGTTCTTCGCCGCCAAGCAGCAGGCGCTGAGCGAGCAGGACGCCGAATTCCGGGACAATCAGCAGGCCAAGGAGGCTTTGCTGGACGAGGCGGAGAAGCTGCTTCCGGTGACCGACCTGAACGCGGCGAAGGCCGGCTTCCGCGATTTCCTGGACCGCTGGGCCGAGATCGGCAAGGTGCCGCGGGAGGCGATGCGGCCGCTGGACAACCGGATGCGTGCGGTGGAGAAGGCCATTCGCGACGCCGAGGACGAGCGTTGGCGGCGTACCAATCCCGAGGCCAGGGCCCGGGCCGAGGACACCGCGGCGAAGCTACAGGATCAGATCTCCTCCCTGGAGGAGAAGGCCGACAAGGCCGAGGCCCGCGGCGACCAGCGCGCCGCCAGGGACGCCCGGGACAGTGCGGCCACCTACCGGCAGTGGCTGGAACAGGCCGAACAGACTGCCAGTGAGTTTCGACCCGACTAA
- the secF gene encoding protein translocase subunit SecF, with amino-acid sequence MSKLGQFGHRLYTGEVSYDFVGKRRRWFIISAVALLIVIIGFAFRGLNLGIEFTGGAEFQVPVASANQQTVQKVETALDDSGIAAVSDATVTQVGKSTIRVETEALNSESEVPQVKKVLADATGANPNDINYSLIGASWGSQITERGIIALVVFLVLVSVLLWAYMRNAKMAAAALVALLHDLVITIGVYAVVGFSFTPESLIGMLTILGYSLYDTVVVFDKVRENTRNLTGSSRSTYSEAANLAVNQTLVRSINTTIIGVLPVAALLFAGGVILHTGPLKDLSLALFVGMISGAYSSIFIATPLLAAWKEREPDMIRQRKRVAARRARDEERAGENVPAGARRSAARRRAAAVVADQEDTDVEVAGRKAGSDSAQHADSEDTQAEERRSTQSRSQEPGLPADGEVAVGNSRITLSVRGADADQSDARRDRLSEGSAKRPQPQRKPRSERKK; translated from the coding sequence ATGTCCAAGTTGGGACAGTTCGGCCACCGGCTCTACACCGGCGAGGTCTCCTACGACTTCGTCGGCAAGCGGCGGCGCTGGTTCATCATCTCCGCCGTCGCGCTGCTGATCGTGATCATCGGTTTCGCCTTCCGCGGCCTGAATCTTGGCATCGAGTTCACCGGCGGCGCCGAATTCCAGGTGCCGGTCGCCTCCGCCAATCAGCAGACCGTGCAAAAGGTCGAGACGGCGCTCGACGACTCCGGCATCGCGGCAGTCTCCGATGCCACCGTCACCCAGGTCGGTAAGTCCACCATCCGGGTGGAGACCGAGGCGCTGAACTCTGAGTCCGAGGTACCGCAGGTCAAGAAGGTCCTGGCCGACGCCACCGGGGCCAACCCCAACGACATCAACTACAGCCTGATCGGCGCCTCCTGGGGCAGTCAGATCACCGAACGCGGCATCATCGCGCTGGTCGTGTTCCTTGTCCTGGTCAGCGTCCTGCTGTGGGCGTACATGCGGAACGCGAAGATGGCCGCAGCCGCACTGGTCGCCCTGCTGCACGACCTGGTGATCACCATCGGGGTGTACGCGGTGGTCGGCTTCAGTTTCACGCCGGAGTCGCTGATCGGCATGCTCACCATCCTCGGCTACTCGCTGTACGACACCGTGGTGGTCTTCGACAAGGTCCGGGAGAACACCCGCAACCTGACCGGGAGCTCGCGCAGCACGTACTCCGAGGCGGCCAACCTGGCCGTGAACCAGACCCTGGTCCGGTCGATCAACACCACCATCATCGGCGTGCTGCCGGTGGCGGCGCTGCTGTTCGCCGGCGGCGTGATCCTGCACACCGGCCCGCTGAAGGACCTGTCGTTGGCGCTGTTCGTCGGCATGATCAGCGGCGCGTACTCGTCGATCTTCATCGCCACCCCGCTGCTGGCGGCCTGGAAGGAACGCGAGCCGGACATGATCCGGCAGCGCAAGCGGGTTGCCGCCCGCCGAGCCCGGGACGAGGAGCGGGCCGGCGAGAACGTGCCGGCCGGCGCCCGCCGTTCGGCCGCTCGTCGTCGGGCAGCCGCTGTGGTCGCCGATCAGGAGGACACCGACGTCGAGGTCGCCGGGCGCAAGGCCGGGTCGGACAGCGCCCAGCACGCCGACTCCGAGGACACGCAAGCCGAGGAGCGGCGATCCACGCAGTCGCGTTCCCAGGAACCGGGGCTGCCGGCCGATGGTGAGGTCGCGGTCGGCAACTCCCGGATCACCCTGTCTGTTCGCGGCGCGGATGCCGATCAGTCCGACGCCCGCCGTGACAGACTCTCCGAGGGCTCGGCGAAGCGTCCGCAGCCCCAACGCAAGCCCCGCAGTGAACGGAAGAAGTAG